A region from the Mycolicibacterium litorale genome encodes:
- a CDS encoding aldehyde dehydrogenase family protein: MSQTTELIVTDPRTGETVSRVPIADTSACAEAVKRARAAAPAWARTPAAERAAALTAAAAAVRAAADELAELNECETGKLRDDARGGVDAGAGTLVQYAELGPLHRGRSLHGQWAATDLMVPEPRGIVAVLTPWNDPVAVAAGLLGAALVTGNTVVHKPSERCPRTGRRFAELLAAHLPDGVLEILDGDASVGAFLSGADDVDVVAHVGSSATGREIARACAERGAKVILENGGNDAMIVDAGVSPRWAAQQAATGAFANAGQICVSVERIYVVDAIADEFVDALVEEARDWAERIGPLVDDRQRDVVHEHVTDAARAGARIRIGGEPAPGPGSFYPPTVITDCTPDMLVMREETFGPVAPVRVVPDFDTALAEASDDRYGLAATVLTTDMARAQTAWRSLPVGTVKINAAFGGAPGGASEPRRASGSGFGFGPELLDEMTAMKVVHWEPAPPA; this comes from the coding sequence GTGTCACAGACCACCGAACTGATCGTCACCGACCCCCGTACCGGCGAAACCGTGAGCCGGGTTCCGATCGCCGACACCTCGGCGTGCGCCGAAGCCGTCAAACGCGCCCGTGCGGCCGCCCCGGCGTGGGCCAGGACGCCCGCGGCCGAACGCGCCGCCGCGTTGACCGCCGCTGCCGCCGCCGTCCGCGCGGCCGCCGACGAGCTGGCCGAACTCAACGAATGCGAGACGGGAAAGCTCCGAGACGACGCGCGCGGCGGCGTCGACGCCGGGGCGGGCACGCTGGTGCAGTACGCCGAACTCGGACCGCTGCACCGGGGCCGCAGCCTGCACGGCCAGTGGGCGGCCACCGACCTGATGGTGCCGGAACCGCGCGGCATCGTCGCGGTGCTGACCCCGTGGAACGATCCGGTGGCGGTGGCCGCCGGCCTGCTCGGCGCCGCGCTGGTGACGGGGAACACGGTGGTGCACAAGCCCAGTGAGCGGTGCCCGCGCACGGGGCGGCGGTTCGCCGAACTGCTCGCCGCGCACCTTCCCGACGGCGTCCTCGAGATCCTCGACGGGGACGCGTCGGTGGGGGCGTTTCTGTCGGGAGCCGACGACGTCGATGTCGTCGCCCATGTCGGCAGCAGCGCGACCGGCCGCGAGATCGCCCGTGCCTGCGCCGAGCGGGGTGCGAAGGTGATCCTGGAGAACGGCGGCAACGACGCGATGATCGTCGACGCCGGTGTCTCGCCGCGGTGGGCCGCCCAGCAGGCGGCGACGGGGGCGTTCGCCAACGCCGGCCAGATCTGTGTCTCGGTGGAGCGCATCTACGTGGTGGATGCGATCGCCGACGAGTTCGTCGACGCGCTGGTCGAGGAAGCCCGCGACTGGGCGGAACGGATCGGCCCGCTGGTCGACGACCGGCAGCGCGACGTGGTGCACGAGCATGTCACCGACGCCGCCAGGGCCGGAGCGCGGATCCGCATCGGCGGGGAACCGGCACCGGGGCCCGGCTCGTTCTATCCGCCGACGGTCATCACCGACTGCACGCCCGACATGCTCGTCATGCGCGAGGAGACGTTCGGCCCGGTGGCGCCGGTACGGGTGGTGCCCGACTTCGACACCGCGCTCGCGGAGGCCTCCGACGACCGGTACGGACTGGCCGCGACGGTGCTGACCACCGACATGGCACGTGCGCAGACCGCATGGCGGTCACTGCCGGTCGGCACGGTCAAGATCAACGCGGCCTTCGGTGGAGCCCCGGGCGGGGCGTCGGAGCCCCGGCGCGCGAGCGGCAGCGGATTCGGGTTCGGGCCCGAACTGCTCGACGAGATGACGGCGATGAAGGTCGTGCACTGGGAGCCCGCTCCGCCGGCGTGA
- a CDS encoding acyl-CoA carboxylase subunit beta: protein MLRRRALTEDAARPEAVARRYAANGRTARENIAALVDPGSFVEYGRFAVAAQRARRDLDDLIARTPADGLVAGTARIGGAACAVLSYDYTVLAGTQGAVGHRKKDRLFDLIERMRLPTVFFAEGGGGRPGDTDYPVVSSLDVRAFRLWAGLSGVVPRIAVVKGRCFAGNAVIAGCADLIVATADASIGMGGPAMIAGGGLGDVAPDAVGPMATQAPNGVVDVVVDDEAQAVAAARTLIGFFRGPTEPGRCPDQTTLRTAVPERARRAYDVAPIIRTLADDGSAVFLRERFAREMVTALVRIEGRPVGVLANDTRHMAGAITAAASDKAARFLQLCDAFGIPVLSLIDCPGYMVGPAAEAEALVRRGSRLLVAGAALQVPLVAVVLRRGYGLGAQAMSGGGLHEPLLTVAWPGAHLGPMGLEGAVRLGMRKELDAIADEADREEAVRRATAAAQDNAKALNAAAVFEIDDVIDPAETRGIVAATLAAADGAPRERRPRRFVDTW from the coding sequence ATGCTGCGCCGCCGGGCGCTGACCGAGGATGCCGCGCGTCCGGAGGCGGTCGCGCGCAGGTACGCGGCGAACGGTCGCACGGCCCGGGAGAACATCGCCGCCCTGGTGGATCCCGGGTCGTTCGTCGAATACGGGCGCTTCGCGGTCGCCGCCCAGCGCGCGCGCCGCGACCTCGACGACCTGATCGCGCGCACACCCGCGGACGGTCTCGTCGCCGGGACGGCGCGGATCGGCGGCGCCGCCTGCGCCGTGCTGTCCTACGACTACACCGTCCTGGCCGGAACGCAGGGCGCGGTGGGGCACCGCAAGAAGGACCGGCTCTTCGACCTCATCGAACGAATGCGCCTGCCCACGGTGTTCTTCGCCGAAGGCGGCGGTGGCCGCCCCGGGGACACGGACTACCCGGTGGTCTCGTCGCTGGACGTGCGGGCGTTTCGGCTGTGGGCCGGGCTGTCGGGTGTGGTGCCCAGGATCGCGGTCGTCAAGGGGCGCTGCTTCGCCGGCAATGCGGTGATCGCGGGCTGTGCCGATCTGATCGTCGCCACGGCGGACGCCTCGATCGGCATGGGCGGGCCGGCGATGATCGCGGGCGGCGGGCTCGGCGACGTGGCGCCGGATGCGGTCGGACCCATGGCCACGCAGGCGCCCAACGGCGTGGTCGACGTCGTCGTCGACGACGAGGCGCAGGCTGTCGCGGCGGCCAGGACGCTGATCGGCTTCTTCCGCGGCCCCACCGAGCCGGGCCGGTGTCCCGACCAAACCACTTTGCGCACAGCGGTTCCCGAGCGGGCGCGGCGCGCCTACGACGTCGCGCCGATCATCCGGACGCTGGCCGACGACGGTTCGGCGGTGTTCCTGCGGGAGCGGTTCGCGCGGGAGATGGTGACGGCGCTGGTGCGGATCGAGGGCCGGCCGGTCGGCGTGTTGGCCAACGACACCCGACACATGGCTGGCGCCATCACCGCGGCGGCGTCGGACAAGGCGGCGCGCTTCCTGCAGTTGTGCGACGCCTTCGGCATCCCGGTGCTCTCGCTGATCGACTGCCCGGGTTACATGGTGGGACCGGCGGCTGAAGCGGAAGCCTTGGTGCGCAGGGGTTCTCGCCTGCTGGTCGCCGGCGCGGCGCTGCAGGTGCCGCTGGTCGCGGTGGTGCTGCGGCGCGGTTACGGCCTGGGCGCCCAGGCGATGTCGGGCGGTGGGCTGCACGAGCCGCTGCTCACCGTGGCCTGGCCCGGGGCACATCTGGGACCCATGGGCCTGGAGGGTGCGGTACGCCTGGGGATGCGCAAGGAACTCGACGCGATCGCCGACGAGGCCGACCGCGAAGAGGCGGTGCGACGGGCGACGGCGGCGGCACAGGACAATGCGAAGGCACTCAACGCGGCGGCCGTGTTCGAGATCGACGACGTGATCGACCCGGCGGAGACCCGCGGCATCGTCGCCGCGACGCTGGCCGCAGCGGATGGCGCCCCACGTGAGCGGCGGCCGAGGCGGTTCGTCGACACCTGGTGA
- a CDS encoding SRPBCC family protein, with protein sequence MAKLELTRELSLPPDDAWAHASNLAELGDWLVMHEGWRSELPDELSVGTTIVGVAGAKGMRNRVTWTIRRLDPPELLLVDGKGVGGTKYGMKMAVRPTSSGCAFTVTLELGGAPLFGPIGAAAARAVRGDIERSIRRFEELYV encoded by the coding sequence GTGGCCAAACTCGAGCTGACACGCGAGCTGTCGTTACCTCCGGACGACGCCTGGGCGCACGCGTCCAACCTCGCCGAGCTGGGGGACTGGCTCGTCATGCACGAGGGCTGGCGCAGCGAGCTGCCCGACGAACTCAGTGTGGGGACCACCATCGTCGGCGTGGCAGGTGCCAAAGGCATGCGCAACCGCGTCACGTGGACGATCCGCCGGCTGGACCCGCCGGAACTGCTTCTCGTCGACGGCAAGGGGGTCGGCGGCACCAAGTACGGCATGAAGATGGCGGTGCGCCCGACGTCCTCCGGCTGCGCCTTCACCGTCACCCTCGAGCTCGGTGGCGCACCGCTGTTCGGGCCGATCGGGGCCGCGGCCGCCCGTGCGGTCAGGGGCGACATCGAACGGTCGATCCGCCGGTTCGAGGAGCTCTACGTCTGA
- a CDS encoding Fur family transcriptional regulator, with translation MPSPSEYVDQLRGADLRVTRPRVAVLEAVHAHPHADTETIFASVRSILPDVSRQAVYDVLHALTGARLIRRIQPSGSVARYESRVGDNHHHVVCRSCGSIADVDCAIGEAPCLTPSEHDALDGFVLDEAEVIYWGLCPDCAPESSTANSS, from the coding sequence GTGCCGTCGCCCTCCGAGTACGTGGACCAGTTGCGGGGCGCCGATCTGCGCGTCACCCGCCCCCGGGTCGCCGTGCTGGAAGCGGTGCACGCCCACCCCCACGCAGACACCGAAACGATCTTCGCCTCGGTGCGATCGATCCTTCCCGACGTCTCCCGCCAGGCCGTCTACGACGTCCTGCACGCCTTGACCGGAGCCCGCCTGATCCGGCGGATCCAGCCCTCCGGGTCGGTGGCGCGCTACGAGAGCCGGGTCGGAGACAACCACCACCACGTGGTCTGCCGCTCGTGCGGGTCGATCGCCGACGTGGACTGCGCCATCGGCGAGGCGCCATGCCTGACGCCGTCCGAGCACGACGCGCTCGACGGCTTCGTCCTCGACGAGGCCGAAGTCATCTACTGGGGCCTGTGCCCCGACTGCGCACCCGAGAGTTCAACCGCGAACAGTTCCTGA
- the katG gene encoding catalase/peroxidase HPI, with translation MSSDTSDARPPHSDAGTASHSESENPIIESPKPKSHAPLTNRDWWPEQVDVSVLHKQNPKGHPLGEDFNYAEAFAQLDVEAFKADVIKVIQTSQDWWPADYGNYAGLFIRMSWHAAGTYRIFDGRGGAGQGAQRFAPLNSWPDNANLDKARRLLWPIKQKYGNKISWADLIAYAGNAALEQSGFKTAGFAFGREDIWEPEEILYGQEDTWLGTDKRYGGTNNDKRELAEPFGATTMGLIYVNPEGPEGKPDPLAAAHDIRETFGRMAMNDEETAALIVGGHTLGKTHGAADVNVGPEPEGAPIEQQGLGWKCPFGTGNANDTVTSGLEVIWTGTNSRWSNAFLENLYGNEWELTKSPAGAWQFEAKDAEATIPDPFGGPPRKPTMLVTDVAMRVDPIYGQITRRWLDHPEEMDEAFAKAWYKLMHRDMGPISRYLGPWVAEPQLWQDPVPAVDHELIDEADIASLKSRVLDSGLSVQQLVKTAWASAASFRGTDKRGGANGARVRLEPQRSWEANEPAELAKVLPVLEQIQQDFNASASGGKKVSLADLIVLAGSAAVEKAAKDAGYEIDVHFAPGRTDATQEMTDVESFAVLEPRVDGFRNFFRPGDKNPLEQQLVERAYLLDLTAPEMTALIGGLRVLNVNHGGTKHGVFTNSPGALSNDFFVNLLDMSTEWKPSENAENVYEGRDRATGEIKWTATANDLVFGSNSVLRAVAEVYAQDDSKSKFVEDFVAAWVKVMNNDRFDLEKF, from the coding sequence GTGTCGTCAGATACCTCCGACGCCCGCCCGCCGCACTCCGATGCAGGCACGGCGAGCCACAGCGAGTCCGAGAACCCGATCATCGAATCGCCGAAGCCGAAATCGCATGCGCCGCTGACCAACCGGGACTGGTGGCCGGAGCAGGTGGACGTCTCGGTCCTGCACAAGCAGAACCCGAAGGGGCATCCGCTCGGCGAGGACTTCAACTACGCCGAGGCGTTCGCCCAGCTCGACGTCGAGGCATTCAAGGCCGACGTCATCAAGGTCATCCAGACCTCGCAGGACTGGTGGCCCGCCGACTACGGCAACTACGCCGGCCTGTTCATCCGGATGAGCTGGCACGCCGCCGGCACCTACCGGATCTTCGACGGCCGCGGTGGTGCCGGCCAGGGTGCGCAGCGTTTCGCCCCGCTCAACAGCTGGCCGGACAACGCGAACCTCGACAAGGCGCGCCGGCTGCTGTGGCCGATCAAGCAGAAGTACGGCAACAAGATCTCCTGGGCCGACCTGATCGCCTACGCCGGCAACGCCGCGCTCGAGCAGTCCGGGTTCAAGACCGCCGGCTTCGCCTTCGGTCGCGAGGACATCTGGGAGCCCGAGGAGATCCTGTACGGCCAGGAGGACACCTGGCTGGGCACCGACAAGCGCTACGGTGGCACCAACAACGACAAGCGTGAGCTCGCCGAGCCGTTCGGCGCCACCACCATGGGTCTGATCTACGTCAATCCCGAAGGCCCCGAAGGCAAGCCGGATCCGCTGGCCGCCGCGCACGACATCCGCGAGACGTTCGGCCGGATGGCGATGAACGACGAGGAGACCGCGGCCCTGATCGTCGGTGGCCACACCCTGGGCAAGACCCACGGCGCCGCCGACGTCAACGTGGGTCCCGAACCCGAAGGCGCCCCGATCGAGCAGCAGGGCCTCGGCTGGAAGTGCCCGTTCGGGACCGGCAACGCCAACGACACCGTGACCAGCGGGCTCGAGGTCATCTGGACCGGCACGAACTCCCGGTGGAGCAACGCGTTCCTGGAGAACCTGTACGGCAACGAGTGGGAGCTGACCAAGAGCCCCGCGGGCGCCTGGCAGTTCGAGGCCAAGGACGCCGAGGCGACCATCCCGGATCCGTTCGGCGGTCCCCCGCGTAAGCCCACCATGCTGGTGACCGACGTCGCGATGCGCGTGGATCCGATCTACGGCCAGATCACCCGTCGCTGGCTCGACCACCCCGAAGAGATGGACGAGGCCTTCGCCAAGGCCTGGTACAAGCTGATGCACCGCGACATGGGGCCGATCAGCCGCTACCTCGGCCCCTGGGTGGCCGAGCCGCAGCTCTGGCAGGACCCGGTGCCGGCCGTCGACCACGAGTTGATCGACGAAGCCGACATCGCCTCCCTCAAGAGCAGGGTGCTCGACTCCGGGCTGTCGGTTCAGCAGCTGGTCAAGACGGCGTGGGCGTCGGCGGCGAGCTTCCGCGGCACCGACAAGCGTGGTGGCGCCAACGGCGCCCGGGTGCGTCTCGAGCCGCAGCGCAGCTGGGAGGCCAACGAGCCTGCCGAACTCGCCAAGGTGCTGCCGGTGCTCGAGCAGATCCAGCAGGACTTCAACGCCTCGGCCTCCGGCGGCAAGAAGGTCTCGCTGGCCGATCTGATCGTGCTCGCCGGGTCCGCCGCGGTGGAGAAGGCCGCCAAGGACGCCGGATACGAGATCGACGTCCACTTCGCTCCTGGCCGCACCGACGCGACCCAGGAGATGACCGACGTGGAGTCCTTCGCGGTACTCGAACCGCGGGTCGACGGTTTCCGCAACTTCTTCCGCCCCGGCGACAAGAACCCGTTGGAGCAGCAGCTCGTCGAGCGGGCCTACCTGCTGGACCTGACCGCGCCGGAGATGACCGCGCTCATCGGCGGCCTGCGGGTGCTGAACGTCAACCACGGGGGCACCAAGCACGGCGTGTTCACCAACTCGCCTGGTGCCCTGAGCAACGACTTCTTCGTCAACCTGCTCGACATGAGCACCGAGTGGAAGCCGTCGGAGAACGCCGAGAACGTCTACGAGGGTCGTGACCGCGCCACCGGTGAGATCAAGTGGACCGCAACGGCCAACGACCTGGTGTTCGGCTCGAACTCGGTGCTGCGCGCCGTGGCCGAGGTCTACGCCCAGGATGACAGCAAGTCCAAGTTCGTCGAGGACTTCGTCGCCGCCTGGGTCAAGGTCATGAACAACGACCGGTTCGACCTCGAGAAGTTCTGA